One genomic window of Desulfurococcus mucosus DSM 2162 includes the following:
- a CDS encoding HD domain-containing protein, translated as MVSDPIYGYVYFNREVEEQVVNSILLQRLRYIMQLQTAHLVYPGAVHTRFQHSLGVMHLTGLVAEDLTGKLVSIHGVDVLEGYSPETLVEAARLAGLLHDVGHAAFGHSFEYSVLWKKNVLGELSNHEKIGLKLLELLLEDRLLEAEERYGLTGLTSMVKKLLGERREGSPLVDAYRWIIRDGLYPTDIMDFLRRDSYYAGTSEYGYISYERLYRNTYPFIEKGVFKAVLDRTGIGEFKQYMVAKASMYEHVYYHSVCRAFDKILDTLLEKLDEEYGLADRVLALARGEVEGFLELTDVYMYSVLLGKALRDSTEVGRLARMMLVERKPLWRRVGGEYVLNGYRGPRFIGEILRLIFDREWRSKVASVLVEELAGRLSSIGVAEDDLWVDVLDISPVPKSLLYPDWGSGVPEIVLYTGKVSGRQVVPGPEVNLLEGELPLAVIFRAYVKREKYRVDMEPVVSRVVGEVLEALLGIDMGEYRRSIEEAYKSVRGIDYSRFKLTM; from the coding sequence ATGGTTAGCGACCCCATCTACGGCTACGTTTACTTCAACAGGGAGGTTGAGGAGCAGGTTGTGAACAGCATCCTGCTTCAAAGGCTCCGATACATAATGCAGCTTCAAACAGCCCACCTAGTGTATCCTGGAGCCGTCCACACCAGGTTCCAGCATAGCTTGGGCGTCATGCATTTAACCGGGCTGGTTGCGGAGGATTTAACGGGGAAGCTTGTCTCAATCCACGGCGTAGACGTCCTTGAAGGATACTCGCCTGAAACCCTAGTGGAGGCGGCTAGGCTGGCAGGGCTCCTCCACGATGTGGGGCATGCAGCCTTCGGTCATTCATTCGAGTACTCTGTGCTCTGGAAGAAGAATGTGCTGGGCGAGCTATCTAACCATGAGAAGATAGGGCTTAAACTCCTAGAGCTACTCTTAGAGGACAGGCTCCTGGAGGCTGAGGAGAGGTATGGTTTAACTGGTTTGACAAGCATGGTGAAGAAGCTGCTCGGCGAGAGACGTGAAGGATCGCCGCTTGTCGACGCGTATAGGTGGATTATCAGGGATGGCCTGTATCCTACGGATATAATGGATTTCCTGAGGAGGGACAGCTACTACGCTGGGACAAGCGAGTACGGGTATATAAGCTACGAGAGACTCTACAGGAACACCTATCCATTCATTGAGAAAGGAGTCTTCAAGGCTGTCCTGGATAGAACCGGGATAGGGGAGTTCAAGCAGTACATGGTTGCCAAGGCCAGTATGTATGAGCACGTCTACTACCACAGTGTCTGCAGGGCCTTCGACAAGATACTGGACACCCTCCTAGAGAAGCTTGACGAGGAATACGGGCTGGCGGACAGGGTGCTTGCACTGGCCAGGGGGGAGGTGGAGGGCTTCCTAGAGCTCACCGATGTCTACATGTACAGTGTCCTCCTCGGGAAGGCCCTAAGGGACTCAACTGAGGTTGGACGCCTAGCTAGAATGATGCTGGTTGAGAGGAAGCCTCTCTGGAGACGGGTCGGCGGAGAATACGTTTTAAACGGGTACAGGGGGCCCAGGTTCATCGGTGAAATACTGAGGCTCATATTTGACAGGGAGTGGAGGAGTAAGGTTGCATCAGTGCTCGTGGAGGAGCTTGCCGGGAGGCTCAGCAGCATCGGGGTAGCTGAGGATGACCTATGGGTTGATGTACTCGACATATCACCGGTGCCTAAGAGCCTCCTCTACCCGGACTGGGGGAGCGGGGTGCCTGAGATAGTGCTCTACACGGGTAAGGTCTCGGGGAGGCAGGTGGTGCCGGGGCCGGAGGTGAACCTGCTGGAGGGGGAGCTGCCTCTCGCAGTGATCTTCAGGGCCTATGTTAAGAGGGAGAAGTACAGGGTTGACATGGAGCCGGTGGTCTCCAGGGTTGTTGGAGAAGTGTTGGAGGCGTTGCTGGGGATAGATATGGGTGAGTACAGGAGGAGTATTGAGGAGGCATATAAATCCGTGAGGGGCATTGATTACTCAAGGTTCAAGCTTACAATGTAG
- a CDS encoding helix-turn-helix domain-containing protein: protein MGLSEQRTVKERLVEFLGSQGKPLMPKEISRLTGLNYNTVRARLHDLRKEGLVERRPEGWVLRKA from the coding sequence GTGGGCTTGAGTGAGCAGAGGACGGTTAAGGAGAGGCTGGTTGAGTTCCTGGGTAGCCAGGGGAAACCCCTCATGCCTAAGGAGATAAGTAGGTTGACGGGGCTCAACTACAATACTGTGAGAGCTAGACTACACGATTTAAGGAAGGAGGGGTTGGTTGAGAGAAGGCCTGAGGGCTGGGTGCTTAGAAAGGCTTAG
- a CDS encoding DUF2341 domain-containing protein yields MASPLVTHVIGGVVMVAVIIAVVNYGSIMYNTTRYNNLQQLYEEIASAIAVRINSAVLDAYMRGLNNTIIHLANPVEAAAGEKYNVYIGVGSSLSKLFPRVPGDTGLYVVVSSPDNTIYGYASASMIPGVEVARGRVVINKYRTGFDAAYGYSENGVPFLCRMPINVTERAGVDLSNYLVLVNLSLTGVNCTYLGKQYSPSRSDVRFTDSDGVTPLDYYIEYWGSVNALIWVKIPLLKAREVKTIYMYWGNSFAQEKSNPGIFTLLSRLGEYSGIQSLLLSGVWGVKYNNTASINIAGNGSVLTVSATYTASPGYVNIYSVQELDATGKLGWIVEALGSPVDTGSNSQNYRAGFYAWNTTAEKYSILLIPPVIDPSTSLSNYTIIYGNWSITGEVTGEGVNLVVNNTALQTIQVGKNTNISIAIAQRSISSTGEYASMLYKVRVDSYSGVYRGIVLSEGLANTSNQAFAIVLTVDDKGYLQVCQLDVDRLLQGQTQLDCESTGVSVDPDGEWFYINATIRNPAQGQGNPELELTVYRASDGSLVYQLPRQGTQGFTGRADYIGPIVYYNGVPVGYTGSEFDDLVAIRYGSPVDLTSIMVVGLPAGWIAELWDGDFNASGVAGSNGVAVLNVTLKPVLGVDGPVYLYIYTGDGVLVDVFEINQVISGGTIIEYAPGIRESTSSFSAMIHASANNICNVNVGKGGYVYLLDTGSTCIGMGVSNVAWGWYWTSVGYFNGSFYYFIENQFNRALYSSYSLTSTVKPASLRVVFGVSAEGLSNVKNTNTTGLFQLIMLRPFVYPEPSVSYSSGLIQNASFPQPPTVIVDQYSGYIVFSSDLTVDIVVAIKSTGGVVVVEVPRGVRGR; encoded by the coding sequence GTGGCTTCACCGCTGGTCACCCATGTGATAGGGGGCGTCGTAATGGTGGCAGTGATTATAGCCGTGGTCAACTATGGATCCATAATGTATAATACTACGAGGTACAATAACCTCCAGCAACTCTACGAGGAGATAGCTTCCGCGATAGCGGTAAGGATAAATAGCGCGGTTCTCGACGCCTACATGAGGGGGTTGAACAACACTATCATACACCTAGCTAACCCTGTGGAGGCGGCTGCAGGCGAGAAGTACAATGTATACATAGGTGTGGGAAGCAGCTTGAGTAAGCTGTTCCCGCGTGTACCAGGCGACACCGGCCTCTACGTGGTGGTGTCCTCCCCGGATAACACTATATATGGGTATGCATCCGCATCCATGATACCCGGGGTCGAGGTCGCCAGGGGCCGTGTAGTGATCAACAAGTATAGAACCGGCTTCGACGCTGCATATGGTTACAGTGAGAACGGGGTTCCATTCCTCTGCCGTATGCCGATCAATGTAACTGAGCGTGCAGGCGTGGATCTCAGCAACTACCTGGTGCTCGTGAATCTTTCACTAACAGGAGTTAACTGCACGTATCTCGGTAAACAGTACTCGCCCAGCAGGAGTGACGTGAGGTTCACGGACTCCGACGGCGTCACCCCTCTAGACTACTACATAGAGTACTGGGGCAGCGTGAACGCGTTGATATGGGTGAAAATACCCTTGCTGAAGGCTAGGGAGGTGAAGACCATATACATGTACTGGGGCAACAGCTTCGCACAGGAGAAAAGCAACCCGGGTATATTCACGTTGCTCAGCCGCCTAGGCGAGTACAGTGGCATCCAGAGCCTACTCTTAAGCGGGGTCTGGGGAGTCAAATACAATAATACTGCGTCAATCAATATCGCTGGAAACGGCTCAGTGCTCACCGTGTCAGCCACCTATACCGCTAGCCCGGGCTACGTGAACATATACTCTGTCCAGGAGCTGGATGCCACTGGGAAGCTGGGGTGGATAGTGGAGGCCCTCGGCAGCCCCGTTGACACAGGCTCCAACAGCCAGAACTACAGGGCAGGCTTCTACGCCTGGAACACGACTGCAGAAAAGTACAGTATACTCCTCATACCACCCGTAATAGACCCCTCTACAAGCCTCTCCAACTACACTATTATCTACGGCAACTGGAGCATAACCGGGGAGGTAACTGGGGAAGGCGTGAACCTCGTAGTCAATAACACGGCGTTACAGACTATACAAGTCGGCAAGAACACCAATATCTCCATAGCAATAGCGCAGAGAAGCATAAGCTCCACGGGTGAATACGCAAGCATGCTCTACAAGGTTAGAGTCGACTCCTACAGCGGGGTATACAGGGGCATCGTGCTCAGCGAGGGGCTTGCCAACACGTCTAACCAAGCGTTCGCAATAGTGCTCACAGTGGATGACAAGGGCTACCTCCAGGTGTGCCAGCTAGACGTGGACCGGCTCCTCCAAGGGCAGACCCAGCTTGACTGCGAGTCCACGGGTGTAAGCGTGGATCCAGATGGCGAATGGTTCTATATTAACGCCACGATAAGGAACCCGGCGCAGGGGCAGGGGAACCCCGAGCTAGAGCTCACAGTGTACAGGGCTAGCGACGGCTCCCTTGTCTACCAGTTGCCAAGGCAGGGCACCCAGGGTTTCACGGGGAGAGCAGACTACATAGGACCCATAGTGTACTACAATGGTGTGCCCGTAGGCTACACCGGCTCAGAGTTCGACGACCTAGTCGCGATAAGGTATGGTAGCCCCGTTGACTTGACGAGCATAATGGTCGTGGGTCTACCAGCCGGCTGGATCGCCGAGCTGTGGGACGGGGACTTCAATGCTTCAGGCGTGGCGGGCTCCAATGGCGTGGCAGTGCTCAACGTGACGCTTAAACCCGTGCTAGGCGTGGATGGCCCCGTATACCTCTACATATACACGGGGGACGGGGTCCTGGTCGACGTCTTCGAAATAAACCAGGTGATCTCGGGGGGAACAATCATAGAGTACGCGCCCGGCATCCGTGAGTCAACGTCCTCGTTCTCTGCGATGATACATGCGTCAGCCAACAATATCTGCAATGTTAACGTCGGCAAGGGGGGATACGTGTATCTCCTGGACACGGGCTCCACTTGCATCGGTATGGGAGTCAGTAATGTTGCATGGGGCTGGTATTGGACTAGCGTGGGATACTTCAATGGATCCTTCTACTACTTCATCGAGAACCAGTTTAACAGGGCCCTCTACAGTAGTTACAGCTTGACATCCACGGTGAAGCCCGCTTCCCTCAGAGTAGTCTTCGGTGTGTCAGCGGAAGGATTAAGCAATGTTAAGAACACTAATACCACGGGGTTATTCCAGTTGATAATGCTGAGGCCCTTCGTGTACCCGGAGCCCAGTGTATCCTACAGTAGCGGCCTGATCCAGAATGCCTCGTTCCCTCAGCCGCCAACTGTGATCGTGGATCAGTACTCAGGGTACATAGTGTTCTCAAGCGACCTCACAGTCGACATAGTGGTCGCCATCAAGAGCACCGGGGGAGTAGTCGTGGTAGAGGTGCCTAGAGGGGTGAGGGGTCGTTGA
- a CDS encoding type II secretion system F family protein: MRFWDWVYKYFNWIGKRILKMFPNIGDSIKKSGIHMHSEVYAALTGLVFIVSLAASITLTILLALLFRSPLGVAITVSIPTLVLLLMVSLPSLYASNRASSIDGEFPFLSSYLSTMVMSGLSPYIAFERILKGSTIFKRTSELAQRFILLNRILGRDPLTAFDELAKRTPSSRVKETLSGYIATVKAGGDVVDYLNKRSRLLFNEMLVGMKIIADRLGGLLEAYLAMILLTMISFTVLYFVTTGFAGVVPFGLSSEGMFFFLYIVMPLLSGVIIYLADLIQFKDPFMDWKPYMVFFATFIPITLLLVVFGVFFYTMLPPYHPLRMNPFTQLTGRLLLLFNIANPPGYMYSSIALSTALIIASLPGLAYYIYSSREYKVTRGITRFLRDLVEVRKTGLPPERSIIELSPRDYGVFTPHLRKIAMELSIGIPLRRITDEVMRKIRSWIGQVLLFILTDSIEVGGGTVEVLENLAWFAESVEAIEDERKRSLRTLMIVPYMGGILSAVTVIYMVGYMAKLPIQVGTFNQAAGVVLPSIVLNNYVMGIVAGKVSSGRVIAGVVHAVLLTLITLIVMLATPFFTG; the protein is encoded by the coding sequence TTGAGGTTCTGGGACTGGGTCTACAAGTATTTCAACTGGATTGGTAAGCGGATTTTAAAGATGTTTCCGAATATAGGTGACTCGATCAAGAAGTCCGGTATCCACATGCACTCAGAGGTCTACGCTGCGTTAACCGGGCTCGTGTTCATCGTTTCACTCGCTGCCTCAATCACCCTGACAATTCTCCTCGCACTCCTCTTCCGGAGCCCCCTGGGCGTTGCCATCACTGTTTCAATACCCACGCTCGTACTCCTCCTCATGGTCTCCCTGCCCTCGCTCTACGCGTCGAATAGGGCTTCATCCATTGACGGCGAGTTCCCGTTTCTCTCAAGCTATCTTAGCACGATGGTTATGAGCGGGCTTTCACCCTACATCGCGTTTGAAAGAATCCTCAAGGGCTCCACGATTTTCAAGAGGACGAGTGAGCTGGCACAGAGGTTCATATTGTTGAACAGGATACTTGGGAGAGACCCGTTGACGGCCTTCGACGAGCTGGCGAAGAGAACCCCTAGTTCAAGGGTTAAGGAGACGCTTTCAGGCTACATAGCCACGGTGAAGGCCGGTGGGGACGTCGTAGACTACCTTAATAAAAGATCAAGGCTCCTCTTCAACGAGATGCTCGTAGGCATGAAGATAATAGCGGATAGGCTGGGCGGGCTGCTTGAAGCATACTTAGCCATGATACTGTTAACGATGATAAGCTTCACCGTCCTCTACTTTGTGACAACAGGGTTCGCAGGCGTCGTGCCCTTCGGCCTGTCAAGTGAGGGAATGTTCTTCTTCCTATACATAGTTATGCCCTTGCTGAGCGGCGTCATAATATATCTAGCCGACCTCATACAGTTCAAGGATCCATTCATGGATTGGAAGCCCTACATGGTTTTCTTTGCAACATTCATACCTATAACACTCCTACTCGTAGTGTTCGGCGTGTTCTTCTACACGATGCTGCCGCCATACCACCCGTTGAGGATGAACCCGTTCACGCAGCTCACTGGACGCCTCCTCCTATTATTCAACATTGCTAACCCACCGGGCTACATGTATTCATCAATAGCGTTGTCCACAGCGCTGATCATTGCCTCCCTACCGGGGCTAGCATACTACATTTACTCCTCGAGAGAGTACAAGGTTACAAGGGGGATAACGAGGTTCCTAAGGGATCTCGTCGAGGTGAGGAAAACCGGGCTCCCCCCTGAGAGAAGCATCATAGAGTTGAGTCCAAGGGACTACGGGGTTTTCACACCGCACCTCAGGAAGATAGCAATGGAGTTAAGCATAGGGATACCCTTAAGGAGGATCACCGATGAAGTGATGAGGAAGATCAGGTCGTGGATAGGGCAGGTACTATTATTCATCCTCACAGACTCCATAGAGGTAGGGGGAGGCACGGTTGAAGTACTGGAGAACCTTGCATGGTTCGCTGAGAGCGTTGAAGCCATAGAGGATGAGAGGAAGAGGAGCTTGAGGACACTGATGATCGTCCCGTACATGGGCGGCATACTCTCAGCCGTCACCGTGATATACATGGTGGGCTACATGGCTAAGCTGCCGATACAGGTGGGCACATTCAACCAGGCAGCCGGAGTAGTCCTGCCAAGCATAGTTTTAAACAACTATGTGATGGGTATTGTCGCGGGCAAAGTGTCCTCGGGCAGGGTTATAGCCGGGGTAGTCCACGCCGTCCTCCTCACGTTGATCACCCTCATAGTAATGCTTGCAACACCATTCTTCACGGGGTAG
- a CDS encoding type II/IV secretion system ATPase subunit, producing the protein MKPRLKLPLPLKRGESGGKRVEEKAKILRESIAAIEELVQVTQRDPSWRVLDSYYIYKPFVKITIAETPKGPTYFVEEQGLDEEDRAALEKLYEILMDEIRPPQRREDLADLKGYVFKEVERISDKYREKLGMVGSRRLKLMYYIERNLLGYGVLDPIMKDPNIEDISCNGVSIPIFVWHRKYESIPTNIAFTGEEALNELIMKMAHMAGKHISIAYPILDAMLPEKHRVAATYSKEVSTKGPSFTIRKFREKPYSIVEVIEQGNIDAVTAAYLWMLLEHGKTFMIAGGTGTGKTTMLNALSMFIKPGMKIVTIEDTPELNLPHVNWVQLTSRETYVVGTQSLGTSVKLYDLVKLSLRYRPDYVIVGEVRGEEASVLFQAMATGHSGASTIHAETLDYAIKRLTSPPMNIPPTYMRLMNVFMHIQRVITRVEKGVVKVRRRITVVQEVEDYEKYRLISKWDPRTDKHVVNLGESMHLEDVAAKKGLDVEDVVEEVKRRAVVLEWMREEGIRDAWDVSRRIFDYYYEPKTVYEHAVKRLAEIRGTSTEKVSEELTSPQA; encoded by the coding sequence TTGAAGCCGAGGCTGAAGCTACCGTTACCCTTGAAGCGCGGGGAGAGCGGTGGGAAGCGGGTTGAGGAGAAGGCGAAGATACTGAGGGAGAGTATCGCGGCAATCGAGGAGTTGGTGCAGGTAACGCAGAGGGATCCATCGTGGCGTGTGCTGGACTCGTACTACATATACAAGCCCTTCGTGAAGATAACTATTGCTGAAACACCCAAGGGGCCAACATACTTCGTTGAGGAGCAGGGATTGGACGAGGAGGACAGGGCCGCCCTCGAGAAGCTCTACGAGATCCTGATGGATGAGATAAGGCCACCTCAACGGAGAGAGGACTTAGCGGACTTAAAAGGGTACGTCTTCAAGGAGGTTGAGCGGATCAGCGACAAGTACCGTGAGAAGCTCGGGATGGTGGGTTCGAGGAGGCTTAAGCTAATGTACTATATTGAGAGAAACCTCCTCGGCTACGGTGTCCTAGACCCCATAATGAAGGACCCCAACATCGAGGACATATCGTGTAACGGCGTCTCAATACCGATCTTCGTTTGGCACAGGAAGTACGAGAGCATACCGACAAACATAGCTTTCACCGGTGAGGAGGCTTTAAACGAGCTGATAATGAAGATGGCGCACATGGCTGGGAAGCACATAAGCATAGCCTACCCAATACTCGACGCAATGCTACCGGAGAAGCACCGTGTGGCAGCAACCTACAGTAAAGAGGTCTCCACGAAGGGGCCCTCCTTCACAATACGTAAGTTCCGTGAGAAACCATACAGCATAGTGGAGGTCATAGAGCAGGGCAACATAGATGCCGTCACAGCAGCCTACCTCTGGATGCTACTGGAGCACGGTAAGACATTCATGATCGCCGGCGGCACGGGTACAGGTAAGACAACAATGCTGAACGCGCTCTCAATGTTCATAAAGCCAGGCATGAAGATAGTGACTATAGAGGATACACCCGAGCTCAACCTTCCACACGTCAACTGGGTTCAGTTAACGAGCAGGGAGACATACGTCGTCGGGACACAGAGCCTGGGGACAAGCGTCAAGCTATACGACCTGGTTAAACTCAGCCTCAGGTATAGGCCTGACTACGTGATCGTTGGCGAGGTACGTGGAGAGGAGGCCTCAGTGCTCTTCCAGGCCATGGCTACGGGTCACAGCGGGGCAAGCACGATCCACGCTGAGACCCTTGACTACGCTATTAAAAGGCTGACAAGCCCCCCGATGAACATACCTCCCACATACATGAGGCTCATGAACGTCTTCATGCACATTCAGAGAGTGATCACCAGGGTTGAGAAGGGCGTTGTGAAGGTGCGGAGGAGGATCACGGTTGTCCAAGAGGTTGAAGACTACGAGAAGTATAGGTTGATAAGCAAGTGGGATCCAAGGACGGATAAGCACGTGGTCAACCTGGGTGAGAGCATGCATCTCGAAGACGTCGCCGCGAAGAAAGGCCTGGACGTGGAGGACGTGGTGGAGGAAGTGAAAAGGAGAGCAGTAGTCCTAGAGTGGATGAGGGAGGAGGGCATTAGGGATGCATGGGATGTCTCGAGAAGAATATTCGACTACTACTATGAGCCGAAAACCGTGTATGAGCATGCTGTGAAACGGTTGGCCGAGATCAGGGGGACGAGCACTGAGAAGGTGAGCGAGGAGTTAACGTCTCCTCAAGCCTAG
- a CDS encoding DHH family phosphoesterase: MGEALIITHTDMDGVAAAALYIYLNKLEDYRVYFTEPYGLHEALGKAVGKGFTRIALMDLGVNPPVFNRVVELLGELTGGGSRVSWFDHHVWEDEWVKAVEGSGVVLHIDTSTCATGVVYKYSERKGSIDPLYVSSLVNGVCAGDLWRFDHWLGPYYVRLVRRRDGDGWRRRVLETLSKGVFWDPLFEEKVVEAVEAELGLLGDGLKTVVREVDGFRICVAESSDTVENSFLASYLMGRFNADVAVIASSDGKLSLRSRGVNVRDIAVALGGGGHLTASGARIPIPFKTRLLSRLSKTMLLEHVADRVLDHRDKLRRL, from the coding sequence ATGGGAGAGGCGTTGATAATCACGCACACGGATATGGATGGAGTAGCGGCGGCAGCCCTCTACATCTACCTGAACAAGCTTGAAGACTACAGGGTGTACTTCACGGAGCCCTATGGCCTCCACGAGGCGTTGGGGAAGGCGGTTGGAAAAGGGTTCACTAGGATAGCATTAATGGATCTAGGCGTGAACCCACCCGTGTTCAACAGGGTTGTAGAGCTCCTCGGGGAGCTCACAGGTGGGGGAAGCAGGGTATCCTGGTTCGACCACCATGTATGGGAGGATGAATGGGTGAAGGCCGTAGAGGGCTCCGGAGTCGTGCTCCACATTGATACCTCGACATGCGCCACCGGCGTGGTCTACAAGTATAGTGAGCGGAAGGGGAGCATAGACCCCCTGTATGTCTCAAGCCTCGTAAACGGTGTCTGCGCAGGCGACCTCTGGAGGTTCGACCACTGGCTCGGCCCATACTATGTGAGGCTCGTCAGGAGGAGGGATGGAGATGGATGGAGGAGGAGAGTCCTAGAAACCCTGTCGAAGGGGGTCTTCTGGGACCCGTTGTTCGAGGAGAAAGTTGTTGAAGCAGTGGAAGCCGAGCTAGGGCTACTGGGAGACGGCTTGAAAACAGTTGTAAGGGAGGTAGACGGCTTCAGGATATGTGTCGCAGAGTCAAGCGACACCGTTGAAAACAGTTTCCTAGCCTCATACCTGATGGGAAGGTTCAACGCCGACGTAGCCGTGATAGCGTCAAGCGATGGGAAGCTAAGCCTGAGGAGCAGGGGTGTAAACGTGAGGGATATAGCCGTCGCACTGGGAGGCGGAGGCCATCTCACGGCGTCAGGTGCCAGGATACCGATCCCGTTTAAAACAAGGCTGCTTTCAAGGCTGTCGAAGACCATGCTGCTCGAACACGTTGCCGACAGGGTTCTAGACCACAGGGACAAGTTGAGAAGGCTCTAG
- a CDS encoding DUF429 domain-containing protein, whose translation MVRYAGIDLAGSPRNPSGVAVIEHSRGLRIVFIGLLYSDEDILGLVERLKPVVAAVDAPLTPGRGYRSVDLELIKRGYRVLPPGWRGMRMLYERAVRLAGIMRGMGVEVVETHPRSALKSSGCSDVYRLAEAVGITVNTVLSRDEEDALVASIVALKHGEGGVLVFKACDGEVFLLRRLCD comes from the coding sequence ATGGTGAGGTACGCAGGCATAGACCTCGCTGGCTCACCCAGGAATCCAAGCGGTGTCGCGGTTATCGAGCACTCTAGGGGCTTGAGAATAGTCTTCATAGGGCTCCTCTACAGCGATGAAGACATACTGGGGCTCGTGGAGAGGCTTAAACCCGTGGTTGCAGCTGTAGATGCACCTTTAACGCCTGGCAGAGGCTACCGTAGCGTTGACCTAGAGTTGATTAAGAGGGGTTACAGGGTGCTGCCACCGGGTTGGAGAGGTATGAGAATGCTGTATGAGAGGGCTGTAAGGCTCGCAGGGATTATGAGGGGGATGGGGGTGGAGGTGGTGGAGACGCATCCGAGGAGTGCTTTGAAGTCCAGCGGGTGTAGTGATGTATATAGGCTTGCCGAAGCCGTCGGGATAACCGTCAACACGGTGCTCTCAAGGGATGAGGAGGATGCACTAGTGGCCTCCATCGTGGCGTTAAAGCATGGGGAGGGAGGTGTACTCGTCTTCAAGGCATGTGACGGCGAGGTGTTCCTCCTCAGGCGTCTCTGCGACTAG
- a CDS encoding geranylgeranyl reductase family protein translates to MKYDAVVVGAGVAGLYSSLILASKGFRVALVESKPASRIGDKTCGDAIGVHHFEHIGLKPPDSVVDHVYKGVRIYSPSERYEITVPGEGVSVNRVKLGQWLLRQALDKGVELLDQHTVLGVTVKDNTVKSITVKKVGGGTVELEASGFIDASGAKPALRSRLPEAWPISEKPYTTDFNIAYREVVEYDGSVNEADRDYAVIYLNTVVAPGGYWWLFPKSGDGRVVNVGLGVIWNGLHNPRHNYDKYLKPRFPGRVIHAGGGIVPTRRPLPTMVWRNVGVVGDAAYTVNPVHGGGIGSSLEAADIVARHMGDALEQGVVDEESMWGANIEYMKAYGAKQAGLDVLRMYMQRLSNDDFEWIMANRLVDGSSVYDMGVKGELGERIAHTVLAVLKALSRPSLLNQLRTVRSYMKKAVELYLDKYPSKPAELPGWMRSVEDFFEEYRRTIGFEKGERVKW, encoded by the coding sequence TTGAAGTATGATGCAGTAGTCGTGGGTGCCGGGGTAGCGGGACTCTACTCATCGCTAATCCTTGCCTCCAAGGGCTTCAGGGTAGCATTAGTGGAGAGTAAGCCCGCCAGCAGGATAGGTGATAAAACCTGCGGGGACGCGATAGGGGTGCATCACTTCGAGCACATAGGGTTGAAGCCGCCGGACAGCGTCGTCGACCACGTGTACAAGGGCGTCAGGATATATAGTCCCAGCGAACGCTACGAGATAACAGTGCCAGGTGAAGGAGTAAGCGTTAACAGGGTTAAGCTAGGCCAGTGGCTGCTCCGCCAGGCGCTTGATAAGGGGGTTGAGCTACTCGACCAGCACACTGTTCTAGGCGTGACGGTTAAGGATAACACTGTTAAATCCATCACGGTTAAGAAGGTGGGTGGAGGCACCGTGGAGCTGGAGGCCAGCGGCTTCATTGATGCAAGCGGTGCTAAACCAGCGTTGAGGAGCAGGCTGCCTGAAGCGTGGCCTATCTCGGAGAAGCCTTATACAACGGACTTCAACATAGCGTACAGGGAGGTCGTCGAATACGATGGCTCCGTGAATGAAGCCGACAGGGATTACGCCGTGATATACTTGAACACCGTGGTTGCCCCAGGGGGATACTGGTGGCTCTTCCCGAAGTCGGGTGACGGCAGAGTAGTCAACGTGGGGCTCGGCGTAATATGGAACGGGCTCCACAACCCTAGGCACAACTATGATAAATACTTGAAGCCCAGGTTCCCTGGGAGAGTCATCCATGCTGGAGGCGGCATAGTGCCCACCCGCAGACCCCTGCCCACAATGGTCTGGAGGAATGTAGGCGTAGTAGGTGACGCAGCGTACACCGTGAACCCTGTCCACGGAGGCGGCATAGGCTCCTCCCTTGAGGCAGCCGACATAGTTGCTAGACACATGGGGGACGCCCTCGAGCAGGGAGTGGTTGACGAGGAGTCCATGTGGGGTGCTAACATAGAGTACATGAAGGCCTACGGGGCTAAGCAAGCCGGGCTAGACGTGCTTAGAATGTACATGCAGAGGCTCTCCAACGACGACTTCGAATGGATCATGGCTAACAGGCTTGTCGACGGCTCCTCGGTCTACGATATGGGTGTGAAAGGGGAGCTAGGGGAAAGGATAGCTCACACGGTGCTAGCAGTGTTGAAAGCCCTCAGCAGGCCCAGCCTACTAAACCAGTTGAGAACCGTTAGAAGCTACATGAAGAAGGCTGTGGAACTCTACCTGGATAAATACCCGTCTAAGCCGGCGGAGCTACCCGGCTGGATGAGGAGTGTTGAAGACTTCTTCGAGGAGTACAGGAGGACAATAGGCTTCGAGAAGGGAGAAAGGGTTAAATGGTGA